In the Oryzias latipes chromosome 9, ASM223467v1 genome, one interval contains:
- the tmem175 gene encoding endosomal/lysosomal potassium channel TMEM175: MVGSSDDSDVIEQHAEEEMEKSRAASSPSLLGGSSRREGHSSTQSSHRLLAYSDALISIIATVMILPVAHTKVENSEELRQSLQLLLSAKIAVYLMTFLIVTVAWAAHIRLFQVIVRIDDCLALLNLACMMLITFLPYTFSLMAMFPQNILGMLLFCGCVMVIGIIQCVIVLYAFSRPFLLDEQIQISENQNFYRSHILKVIMRVPIMCFFAIIFSFIFFQLSYVLLAIVVFLPYISQTLKWCYGKAFGQVEESPDEVLFYTYLPSEPLSKERVEAFSDGVYAIVATLLILDICEDNVPDPAVVQQRFGGSLVAALQAYGPEYLAYFGSFATVGLLWFVHHSLFLHVTKATRLMGLLNAFSLAFVGGLPLAYQLTHEFPRNSRNELEAIQISCVIIFFAGIFQLALWVVALYNQRESLHPDVWYGGREHVFMLAKLALYPCVALGTFFLTCVLAEFSASIFHLMEITVPFAFLLLRLLVRIGLALLRLLFCPDRPDLRSMVEEDESRVSFNSVVT; the protein is encoded by the exons ATGGTGGGGAGCAGCGACGACAGCGATGTCATAGAGCAGCACGCGGAGGAGGAGATGGAGAAGAGCCGCGCGGCGTCCTCCCCCTCGCTCCTGGGGGGCTCGTCCCGCAGGGAGGGCCACAGCAGTACGCAATCCTCCCACAGACTGCTGGCCTACAGCGACGCGCTCATCTCCATCATCGCCACCGTCATG ATCTTACCCGTCGCCCACACCAAAGTGGAGAACAGCGAG GAGCTGAGGCAGAGCCTGCAGCTTCTGCTGAGCGCCAAGATCGCCGTTTACCTGATGACGTTCCTGATTGTGACGGTGGCGTGGGCCGCCCACATCAG GTTGTTTCAGGTGATCGTGCGCATCGATGActgcctggctctgctgaaccTG GCCTGCATGATGCTCATCACCTTCCTGCCGTACACC TTCTCCCTGATGGCCATGTTCCCTCAAAACATTCTGGGGATGCTGCTCTTCTGCGGGTGTGTGATGGTGATCGGGATCATTCAG TGCGTGATCGTGCTGTACGCCTTCAGCCGCCCCTTCCTGCTGGACGAACAGATCCAGATCTCAGAGAACCAGAACTTCTACAGGAGCCACATCCTCAAAGTCATCATGAGGGTTCCCATCATGTGCTTCTTCGCCATCATCttctccttcatcttcttccagcTG TCTTATGTGCTCCTGGCCATCGTGGTCTTCCTGCCGTACATCTCCCAGACCCTGAAGTGGTGCTACGGCAAAGCCTTTG GTCAGGTGGAGGAGAGTCCAGATGAGGTTCTGTTCTACACCTACCTGCCCAGCGAGCCCCTCAGCAAAGAGCGGGTGGAGGCCTTCAGCGACGGCGTTTACGCCATCGTAGCCACGCTCCTCATCCTGGACATATG CGAGGACAACGTCCCGGACCCGGCGGTGGTGCAGCAGCGGTTCGGTGGCAGCCTGGTCGCGGCTCTGCAGGCGTACGGCCCGGAGTATCTGGCCTACTTCGGCTCCTTCGCCACCGTGGGCCTGCTGTGGTTCGTCCATCACTCCCTGTTCCTCCACGTCACCAAGGCGACGCGCCTCATGGGGCTGCTCAACGCCTTCTCGCTGGCGTTCGTCGGAGGCCTGCCACTAGCCTACCAGCTGACTCACGAGTTTCCACGCAACTCCCGCAACGAGCTGGAGGCCATCCAGATCAGCTGCGTGATCATCTTCTTCGCCGGGATCTTCCAGCTGGCCCTCTGGGTGGTGGCCCTCTACAACCAGCGGGAGAGCCTCCACCCGGACGTGTGGTACGGCGGCCGCGAGCACGTCTTCATGCTGGCCAAGCTGGCTCTGTACCCCTGCGTTGCCTTGGGGACGTTCTTTCTGACGTGCGTCCTGGCCGAGTTCAGCGCCTCCATCTTCCACCTCATGGAGATCACGGTGCCGTTCGCCTTCCTGCTGCTCCGCCTGCTGGTGCGGATCGGGCTGGCGCTGCTGCGCCTCCTGTTCTGTCCGGACCGGCCCGACCTGAGATCCATGGTGGAGGAAGACGAGTCACGGGTGTCCTTTAACTCTGTAGTGACTTAA